A single Lathamus discolor isolate bLatDis1 chromosome 16, bLatDis1.hap1, whole genome shotgun sequence DNA region contains:
- the SLC66A1 gene encoding lysosomal amino acid transporter 1 homolog isoform X2 has protein sequence MDLWHWRRLQLGNLSDCPNGSRWVMDVFNECAQDGWDIASVVLGLVSIFCFAAASFPQFYQACKTGIMDRALSIYFLLGWLGGDLLNLIGSFLAHQLPLQVYTAIYYVLADLVMLALYCYYKVKNRGGRFTAQINAAFLFLSLGTLSTVSFLGRGAAVAQDPLVFKGRSLLSTHVGELVSEPFTRSEIIGFTIGSVSSVLYLCSRVPQIYMNYTRFRTDTGTQPEELLGKHQWLEAPTSSCQVHWNALVHRFPPAI, from the exons ATGGATCTGTGGCACTGGAGGCGTCTCCAGCTTGGGAACCTTTCCGACTGTCCCAATGGCTCCCGCTGGGTGATGGATGTGTTCAATGAGTGTGCCCAGGACGGCTGGGACATCGCCAGTGTCGTCCTGGGTCTGGTTTCCATCTTCTGCTTtgcagctgcctccttccc GCAGTTTTACCAAGCCTGCAAAACAGGCATCATGGACCGGGCTCTCTCCATATATTTCCTGCTGGGATGGCTGGGCGGAGACCTCCTAAACCTCATCGGTTCCTTTCTGGCTCATCAGTTACCCCTGCAG GTTTACACAGCTATTTACTATGTGCTCGCAGACCTGGTGATGTTGGCTCTCTACTGCTACTACAAAGTGAAGAACCGGGGTGGAAGAT TCACTGCCCAGATCAATGcagccttcctcttcctttcactGGGGACACTGTCGACCGTCTCCTTCCTGGGCAGaggtgctgctgtggcacaggACCCATTGGTGTTTAAAGGAAGGTCCCTGCTCTCCACTCATGTGGGTGAGCTGGTGTCAGAG CCTTTCACCAGGAGCGAGATCATTGGCTTCACCATTGGCTCTGTCTCCTCTGTGCTGTATCTGTGCTCTCGAGTCCCCCAGATCTACATGAAT TACACGAGGTTCAGAACTGACACAGGGACCCAACCTGAGGAGCTTCTGGGCAAGCACCAGTGGCTGGAAGCACCCACCTCAAGCTGCCAAGTGCACTGGAATGCTCTGGTACACAGGTTTCCTCCAGCCATTTAG
- the SLC66A1 gene encoding lysosomal amino acid transporter 1 homolog isoform X1: MDLWHWRRLQLGNLSDCPNGSRWVMDVFNECAQDGWDIASVVLGLVSIFCFAAASFPQFYQACKTGIMDRALSIYFLLGWLGGDLLNLIGSFLAHQLPLQVYTAIYYVLADLVMLALYCYYKVKNRGGRFTAQINAAFLFLSLGTLSTVSFLGRGAAVAQDPLVFKGRSLLSTHVGELVSEPFTRSEIIGFTIGSVSSVLYLCSRVPQIYMNYKRKSTIGISYSLFALVMLGNSLYGLSVLLKNPEPGQSEGDYVLHHLPWLVGSLGVLSLDVVISFQFLAYRGGKPGTHEERGALLGEQGDSLES, encoded by the exons ATGGATCTGTGGCACTGGAGGCGTCTCCAGCTTGGGAACCTTTCCGACTGTCCCAATGGCTCCCGCTGGGTGATGGATGTGTTCAATGAGTGTGCCCAGGACGGCTGGGACATCGCCAGTGTCGTCCTGGGTCTGGTTTCCATCTTCTGCTTtgcagctgcctccttccc GCAGTTTTACCAAGCCTGCAAAACAGGCATCATGGACCGGGCTCTCTCCATATATTTCCTGCTGGGATGGCTGGGCGGAGACCTCCTAAACCTCATCGGTTCCTTTCTGGCTCATCAGTTACCCCTGCAG GTTTACACAGCTATTTACTATGTGCTCGCAGACCTGGTGATGTTGGCTCTCTACTGCTACTACAAAGTGAAGAACCGGGGTGGAAGAT TCACTGCCCAGATCAATGcagccttcctcttcctttcactGGGGACACTGTCGACCGTCTCCTTCCTGGGCAGaggtgctgctgtggcacaggACCCATTGGTGTTTAAAGGAAGGTCCCTGCTCTCCACTCATGTGGGTGAGCTGGTGTCAGAG CCTTTCACCAGGAGCGAGATCATTGGCTTCACCATTGGCTCTGTCTCCTCTGTGCTGTATCTGTGCTCTCGAGTCCCCCAGATCTACATGAAT TACAAGAGGAAATCCACCATTGGGATCTCCTACTCCCTCTTTGCCCTGGTGATGCTGGGGAACTCGCTCTATGGCCTCAGTGTCCTCCTGAAGAACCCTGAGCCAGGGCAAAGTGAAGGGGACTACGTCCTGCACCACCTCCCCTGGCTGGTGGGCAGCCTGGGTGTCCTTTCCCTCGATGTGGTT ATCTCCTTCCAGTTCCTTGCTTATCGGGGAGGAAAACCTGGCACCCATGAGGAGAGGGGTGCTCTTCTCGGCGAGCAGGGGGACAGCCTGGAGAGCTGA